From a region of the Torulaspora globosa chromosome 7, complete sequence genome:
- a CDS encoding alpha,alpha-trehalase (ancestral locus Anc_3.205), giving the protein MVDLTTRPPTSPPDSKPVSARPRRSSSQTSPVDPPFLVLRPPKGSQGSAFDYASSPNGGHRRTSSQTSPHDTSEPLSFRNYRRRTSSQSSHSSLDGKEQNSSQRPRRMSSLKDFFDPFSTAEIYYGPSTDPRKQKTSHKLNRTRTMSVFGNTSDSKRFNQSQYHLQRRGSEDDSYLSSKGNRRFFIEDVDRTLDELLKSEDTDSNFQITIEDTGPKVIKVGTANSNGYKYVNVRGTYMLSNLLQELTIAKSFGRHQIILDEARINENPVNRLARLIATQFWNNLTRRIDLNNIGEIARDSKVDTPGAQNPRVYVPYNCPDQYEFYIQASQMHPSLKLEVEYLPKNITPEYVKSINETPGLLALAMEEHVNPSTGEKTLIGYPYAVPGGRFNELYGWDSYMMALGLLENNNIDVARGMVEHFIFEIEHYGKILNANRSYYLCRSQPPFLTDMALQIYRKTGGDNNPNAVDLVKRAFVAAIKEYKTVWMASPRLDPETGLSCYHPNGLGVPPETEADHFDSILVFYMKKYNLSREGFIEKYNNGEIQEPALDEFFLHDRGVRESGHDTTYRFEGVCAYLATIDLNSLLYKYERDIADVIEKFFDNEYHDPLDDSVTDAQHWRDLAEKRKNNITKYMWDEETGFFFDYNVAAKQRTSYESATTFWALWAGLATEEQAKIMVEKALPPLEMLGGVVACTERSRGPLSIQRPSRQWDYPYGWAPHQILAWQGLCEYGYVAVATRLAYRWLYIMTKAFVDYNGIVVEKYDVTRGTDPHRVDAEYGNQGADFKGVATEGFGWVNASYVLGLKYMNSHARRALGACIPPVPFFQSLKASERKLYSV; this is encoded by the coding sequence ATGGTCGATTTAACTACCCGTCCACCAACAAGCCCTCCGGATTCCAAACCAGTGAGTGCTCGGCCAAGGAGGTCCTCTTCTCAGACTTCGCCGGTCGATCCACCATTTTTAGTGTTGCGTCCGCCTAAGGGATCTCAAGGCTCGGCTTTTGATTATGCTTCCTCGCCAAACGGTGGTCATCGCAggacttcttctcaaacaTCTCCTCATGATACATCCGAACCTTTAAGTTTCAGGAATTATCGTCGCAGAACCTCGTCGCAAAGCTCCCATTCGTCTTTAGATGGGAAAGAACAGAATTCATCACAGCGTCCAAGAAGAATGTCGTCTTTGAAGGACTTTTTTGATCCCTTCTCTACTGCGGAGATTTATTATGGTCCCTCTACAGAtccaagaaagcaaaagaCGTCTCATAAGCTCAACAGAACAAGGACAATGAGTGTCTTTGGAAACACTTCGGATTCCAAGAGGTTCAATCAATCCCAATATCATTTGCAAAGACGTGGATCAGAAGATGACAGTTATTTGAGTAGTAAGGGAAATCGAcgtttcttcatcgaggaTGTCGATAGAACTTTAGACGAGTTATTGAAAAGCGAAGATACTGATAGTAATTTTCAAATAACCATTGAAGATACTGGGCCTAAAGTTATCAAGGTTGGTACCGCTAACTCAAACGGATATAAATATGTTAACGTTAGAGGTACTTATATGTTGTCCAATCTTTTGCAGGAGCTGACTATCGCCAAGAGTTTTGGTAGGCACCAGATTATATTAGATGAGGCGAGGATTAACGAAAATCCTGTCAACAGATTGGCACGGTTGATTGCTACCCAATTTTGGAACAATTTAACGAGAAGAATCGATTTAAATAACATCGGCGAAATCGCGAGAGATTCTAAGGTTGATACGCCGGGAGCTCAAAACCCCAGAGTCTATGTTCCCTACAACTGCCCAGATCAGTACGAATTTTACATTCAAGCTTCGCAAATGCATCCTTCTTTAAAGTTGGAAGTCGAGTATTTGCCCAAGAATATCACTCCTGAGTATGTCAAGTCCATTAATGAAACGCCTGGTCTATTAGCGCTAGCAATGGAGGAACATGTAAATCCATCGACTGGTGAAAAGACTTTGATTGGTTATCCCTATGCTGTTCCTGGTGGTAGGTTCAATGAGTTGTACGGCTGGGATTCCTACATGATGGCGCTAGGTCTGTTGGAGAACAACAATATTGATGTCGCCAGAGGCATGGTTGAGCATTTCATATTTGAGATTGAGCACTATGGTAAGATTCTAAACGCTAATAGAAGTTACTACTTATGCAGATCCCAACCGCCCTTTCTGACCGATATGGCCTTACAGATATACAGAAAGACCGGAGGCGATAATAACCCTAATGCTGTTGATCTGGTGAAGAGAGCGTTTGTCGCAGCAATCAAAGAATACAAAACAGTTTGGATGGCTTCTCCAAGACTAGACCCTGAAACTGGTTTGTCCTGTTATCATCCTAACGGTTTAGGCGTTCCGCCAGAGACTGAGGCCGATCATTTTGACTCGATTCTCGTCTTCtatatgaagaaatacaaTCTATCCCGGGAGGGTTTCATCGAGAAGTATAACAATGGTGAAATTCAAGAACCTGCTTTAGATGAGTTTTTCTTGCATGATCGAGGTGTGAGAGAGTCTGGTCATGACACCACTTATAGATTTGAAGGTGTTTGTGCCTATTTGGCCACTATCGATCTGAACTCATTGCTGTACAAATACGAGAGGGATATTGCGGATGTAATTGAGAAGTTTTTTGACAACGAGTATCATGATCCGCTTGATGACAGCGTAACTGATGCCCAGCACTGGAgagatcttgctgaaaagaggaagaacAACATAACAAAGTATATGTGGGATGAAGAAACGggatttttctttgactACAACGTCGCAGCGAAGCAAAGAACATCATACGAGTCGGCCACCACATTCTGGGCGCTCTGGGCTGGTCTTGCGACAGAGGAACAGGCAAAAATCATGGTAGAGAAAGCTCTTCCACCACTAGAGATGTTAGGTGGAGTTGTTGCCTGCACTGAGAGGTCAAGAGGCCCATTATCTATTCAAAGGCCTTCCAGACAGTGGGATTATCCTTACGGTTGGGCACCACATCAGATTTTGGCATGGCAGGGTCTTTGCGAGTACGGTTATGTTGCCGTCGCCACCAGGTTAGCCTATAGGTGGCTGTATATCATGACGAAGGCATTTGTGGACTATAATGGTATCGTCGTGGAGAAATATGATGTGACAAGAGGTACTGACCCTCATCGTGTCGACGCAGAATATGGGAATCAGGGTGCCGATTTCAAAGGAGTGGCAACGGAAGGCTTTGGTTGGGTTAACGCCAGTTATGTTTTGGGATTAAAGTACATGAACAGTCATGCTAGAAGGGCCTTGGGGGCTTGCATTCCTCCTGTTCCTTTTTTCCAGAGTTTGAAAGCCTCGGAAAGGAAATTGTATAGCGTCTAG
- the RMD1 gene encoding Rmd1p (ancestral locus Anc_3.209) encodes MNAASGKEEQRPLLDQHSSVKQSTKGPQKYSPRQESEQAPSKSMERHTENAEQSRGKLGHMVAPAPGKQMRTGAQRTSRTAQKLKLLPEEPFQRDDERQELRDRDVYSQVNRITDKPARRDAEKLGKGHRHLLPRATAYCTASSYHMRELIKWLKDCRKIHHTHPKLFDECLYTPFMYTDWRGDKRFEHEDLIRLDDEGGEINVSDKQPEIYIFEYGVVVLWGFTEREEKAFLNDIERFEKEKLAEEDVQVEEFNYYVTQSYQPRIYNDFITLRDGSNYMIKLSISHAIAQSVKISLFEELVDNTIEDTQDIPQEIASSGKVSMSKEDIMKSIGELFILRININLHGSVLDSPEIMWSEPQLEPIYHATRGYLEINQRVALLNQRLEVISDMLQMLKEQLGHSHEEYLEFIVILLVGVEVLISAVNIAVDMLAKKD; translated from the coding sequence ATGAATGCAGCGTCAGGCAAGGAGGAGCAGCGGCCACTGTTGGACCAGCATTCGTCAGTAAAACAGAGCACTAAGGGTCCTCAGAAGTATTCACCACGGCAAGAATCTGAGCAGGCTCCCAGCAAAAGTATGGAGCGACATACAGAGAATGCAGAACAATCCAGGGGAAAGTTAGGACATATGGTTGCGCCAGCGCCCGGAAAGCAGATGCGTACTGGAGCTCAAAGGACGTCCCGTACTGCacagaaattgaagctaCTGCCTGAGGAACCTTTTCAACGAGATGACGAAAGGCAGGAGCTACGTGATAGAGATGTTTACTCACAGGTGAACAGGATTACTGACAAGCCCGCTAGGCGGGATGCGGAAAAGTTGGGTAAAGGTCATAGACATCTGCTTCCGAGGGCTACTGCGTACTGTACGGCAAGTAGCTACCATATGAGGGAGCTTATCAAATGGCTGAAGGATTGTAGGAAAATTCATCATACGCATCCGAAATTATTTGACGAATGCCTGTACACGCCATTCATGTACACCGATTGGAGGGGAGACAAAAGATTTGAGCATGAGGACCTCATAAGGTTAGACGATGAAGGTGGCGAAATTAATGTCAGTGATAAGCAGCCTGAGATATACATTTTTGAATATGGAGTTGTTGTTTTGTGGGGTTTTACAGAGCGTGAAGAGAAAGCATTTTTGAACGATATAGAAAGGttcgagaaagagaagctTGCCGAGGAGGACGTCCAAgttgaagagttcaattACTATGTTACTCAAAGTTATCAACCAAGGATATACAATGATTTCATCACGCTACGAGACGGGTCGAACTATATGATAAAACTGTCAATATCGCACGCCATTGCACAAAGTGTCAAGATCTctcttttcgaagaattAGTTGATAATACAATTGAAGATACACAAGACATACCGCAGGAAATTGCTTCAAGCGGTAAAGTTTCTATGAGCAAAGAGGATATCATGAAAAGTATTGGGGAACTGTTCATCCTTAGAATCAACATTAATTTGCATGGATCTGTCCTGGACTCACCGGAGATCATGTGGTCTGAGCCTCAGCTGGAACCCATATACCACGCAACCAGGGGTTACCTAGAGATAAATCAACGAGTTGCGCTGTTGAATCAACGACTAGAAGTCATCTCTGATATGTTACAGATGCTTAAGGAGCAATTGGGGCACTCGCACGAGGAGTATCTTGAGTTCATCGTCATTCTACTGGTTGGAGTTGAAGTGTTAATATCAGCTGTAAACATAGCTGTCGACATGCTAGCGAAGAAGGACTAA
- the HTA2 gene encoding histone H2A (ancestral locus Anc_3.208), with protein sequence MSGGKGGKAGSAAKASQSRSAKAGLTFPVGRVHRLLRRGNYAQRIGSGAPVYLTAVLEYLAAEILELAGNAARDNKKTRIIPRHLQLAIRNDDELNKLLGNVTIAQGGVLPNIHQNLLPKKSAKPGQASQEL encoded by the coding sequence ATGTCTGGTGGTAAAGGTGGTAAAGCTGGCTCTGCTGCTAAAGCTTCTCAATCCAGATCAGCTAAAGCTGGTCTAACGTTCCCAGTTGGTAGAGTTCACAGATTGCTCAGAAGGGGTAACTATGCGCAAAGAATTGGTTCAGGTGCTCCAGTTTACTTGACTGCCGTTTTGGAGTATTTAGCCGCTGAAATTTTGGAATTGGCAGGAAATGCCGCTAGAGACAACAAGAAGACAAGAATCATTCCAAGACATTTGCAGCTGGCTATAAGAAATGATGATGAATTGAACAAACTTCTAGGTAATGTTACCATTGCTCAAGGTGGTGTCTTGCCAAACATCCACCAAAACTTATTGCCAAAGAAATCCGCTAAACCGGGTCAGGCCTCTCAAGAGTTATAA
- the ECM15 gene encoding Ecm15p (ancestral locus Anc_3.206) → MPKIYCLVDVCMVPIGTASASVSDFVTLIERKIRESPLKSTLHSAGTTIEGPWDDVFTLLGEIHEFAHESGYVRIQTSMRVGTRTDKHQTAADKVETVLKKLGESQ, encoded by the coding sequence ATGCCCAAAATCTACTGCCTAGTCGACGTTTGTATGGTCCCCATCGGAACTGCCTCAGCCAGTGTCTCCGATTTCGTTACCTTGATCGAAAGGAAAATACGTGAAAGTCCTTTAAAAAGCACCTTGCACAGTGCTGGTACTACAATCGAGGGCCCTTGGGATGATGTCTTCACCTTGCTTGGAGAAATTCACGAGTTTGCACATGAAAGCGGATATGTTAGAATCCAAACATCTATGAGAGTTGGAACCAGAACCGATAAGCATCAGACGGCCGCAGATAAAGTCGAAACTgttctgaagaagcttggAGAAAGTCAATGA
- the NHP10 gene encoding Nhp10p (ancestral locus Anc_3.210), with translation MPDNDLKQKVDDLKSSNDILALAIQRTRLSVKRLKLEYSVLLERLESRVELDPELRSENPLPTLESFKNELMTKPPKKSKTKRRKTKDRDPNLPKRPTNAYLLFCEMNKEKMRKNGSQDVSKDLTEAWKTLNEHDRKPYYKLYNEDRARYQKEMELYSIKMGHGRNNEEEEEPEDTEVVREAKRGRTEDEEEDDEDDEDEEEEMDREPDSEMTQPGDDDEEDEDEEEEEMTDLPPSET, from the coding sequence ATGCCAGATAACGATTTAAAACAGAAGGTAGATGATCTGAAGAGCAGTAATGATATTTTGGCGCTTGCAATACAGCGGACAAGATTATCAGTGAAAAGGTTGAAGTTAGAATACAGCGTACTTTTGGAAAGACTGGAGTCAAGAGTAGAACTTGACCCTGAATTGCGGTCTGAAAATCCCTTACCAACGTTAGAGTCCTTCAAGAATGAGCTTATGACCAAACCACCAAAGAAATCTAAGACTAAGAGACGAAAAACGAAGGACAGAGATCCGAACTTGCCCAAGAGACCCACTAATGCTTACTTGCTTTTCTGTGAGATGAACAAGGAGAAAATGCGGAAAAATGGCTCTCAAGATGTATCTAAGGACCTCACTGAGGCCTGGAAAACGTTAAACGAACACGACAGGAAGCCTTACTACAAACTTTATAATGAAGATAGAGCGAGATACCAGAAAGAGATGGAACTATACTCAATCAAAATGGGCCATGGGCGAAacaacgaagaagaagaagaaccagAAGATACCGAGGTAGTTAGGGAAGCGAAGCGTGGAAGGAcagaggatgaagaggaagatgatgaagacgatgaagacgaagaggaggaaatgGATCGCGAGCCTGATTCGGAAATGACTCAACCtggcgacgacgacgaagaggacgaagatgaagaggaggaagagatgaCCGACCTCCCTCCTAGCGAAACATAG
- the HTB2 gene encoding histone H2B (ancestral locus Anc_3.207), with the protein MSAKAEKKPASKAPAEKKPAAKKTAPSTEAKKKVRVRKETYSSYIYKVLKQTHPDTGISQKSMSILNSFVNDIFERIATEASKLAAYNKKSTISAREIQTAVRLILPGELAKHAVSEGTRAVTKYSSASSQA; encoded by the coding sequence ATGTCTGCTAAGGCCGAGAAAAAGCCAGCTTCCAAAGCTCcagctgagaagaagccgGCTGCCAAGAAAACTGCTCCAAGTACTGAAGCCAAAAAGAAAGTGAGGGTAAGAAAGGAGACCTACTCCTCTTACATTTACAAAGTCTTGAAACAAACTCACCCAGATACTGGtatttctcaaaaatcCATGTCGATTTTGAACTCCTTTGTTAATGATATCTTCGAGAGAATCGCCACCGAGGCTTCAAAATTAGCTGCCTACAACAAGAAATCTACTatttcagcaagagaaaTTCAAACTGCTGTCAGGTTGATCTTGCCAGGTGAGCTTGCCAAACATGCTGTTTCTGAAGGTACTAGAGCTGTTACCAAGTATTCTTCCGCATCTTCTCAAGCTTAG